TGAATTACTTTCTagtaataattatttacagaGCAATTGCGATTAAATGAACTATTTTGTATTTACCTTCtaacaatttttatttacagGATTGTTATATCTACAATTGCAAATATTTTCTAGAAACagatatatctatatatatatatatgtatagaTATGTGCAActaaaaatcaattgaaaactCAATAAGAGAATTTTAAAAGCATCGAGATAGATTATAGCATTGTTCAAAGAACTAGCCAACCCACGACAACCTTACATCGAATAGTCCTATGGTTCCATCAAATTGTATCTCTCTCAATCAAGTTTTCAGTTACTTTTCCACTAATTCCcaataataaacaattttacAAAGGTAACTAGCTTGATCGATTCAGATTTCTgttaattcaattttgaattcaGACAATTCGCCGTACaagaaacaataaatttcaCAAAATGACTGATTCGAAGCCCATTTACTCatttttttccattttttgaaaaaacaaatgTCACGATCCCTTATTTCCGCCTTGTGTCCGTTGTCTAACCCTAGTTAGCCCTGCATTTACTGTAGGGCTAACTAGGGTTGGTGTTCatgaattttcaatttttcttcaaaattgCTTTTTTTTCAGCTTTTCGAACATTGTGATgggaaaaaaaatataaatactgCATCTTAAATGTTCgattatataaatacgtttaaaaatattcacaACTTGATAGAGACGACTATTATCAGCATTATTGTTAGGTATGCATATATTTCTATGTACAGCTTAAATTAGTTAGGAATTTAGATACCATTTAAGTCAACATCTGATTTGTAGAGTGTGTGCATCTTTTTTTCTCTCTCATAGACTTATTTATCTTAATTTTAGGGGCACCTATCTAATTATTCTACtagtaaataattttattgcTGTGCATTGCATTGCATTgcagaaagaaaataataataagcAGGAGAACGCATAGTCGAACGTTAAGTTAGTTATACATTAAATTACATATGGATCGTGATCAAGAGGCTATTGTAAAGGACTTTACTAGCATTCTCGATGAGTTGACTTTCAATTCAAGACCGATTATCACTACGTTGACAAAGATGgcagaagaaaatatttctttagCTCAATATTTTGTGGATGCTTTGGAATCGAGAGTTGAGAAATGTGTACCCAAACAGAAGTTGTACGCTTTTTATAcaattgattcaatttGTAAAAATGCTGGTAGTCCCTATACAATCTATTTTAGTAGAAAtttgtataatttatataagaAAGCTTATCTTTTAGTTGATAATCAAGTTAGAACgaaattaatcaatatgTTTAAAACTTGGATACAACCAATTGAAAGCACAGGATTACCAATATTCGATAATGTTGAATTAGATAAAATTGAGAACTTCCTAATAAAAGCAAGTGCATTGCATcataaaaattttacaaaattacTACCTGAACCAACTGTACCTTTATTATTAAGggatattgataaattaactACATTAACAAATGAGAGATTAacaaaacagaaaaataGTGATAGTAATgatgaaaaagaaattgaaaagttaaatATGAAGATCTTAGTTTTATCACAATTAAAACAAGAATTGCAAAAGGGAAAATTAACTAAAGTCGCATTAAAACAGGTTCAAGTTCAATTGTTACAAGTTTTCGCACAAGATCAACAGGTTTTGCAAGAACGTATTAGACAGGAGCAACTTCAGCAGGAACAACTTCAACAAAGGCAAAGGACCGAGCAGCTGCAGCTGCAGCAACTTTCTCATCATCAAAATGCTGCTATTAATCAACagtttcaaattaaaaatgaccACAATCCTTTATTTGGTAATTCGTTGAATTTAAATCCTCAAGGTTTTTCAACTCTGttcaataattcaaattttattccaatgaatcaaaatatGGATGACAATAACACTATGGGAGGTATGAATCTTAATAACATAATAGAACCTgcaaatatttcaaacaTAGAAAAACAGAACAAACTTAATAAAATGCATAGCCTATTCGAATCTTTAAAAGCTGAAAAGTTGGTATTCCAACCTAAAGAACAATCCATCATCACTTTGAAtgcaaaattaaatatcgATGACGGAAAGTTGATAAATAACAGCGGAAGGGCCAAATCTGAAACTGACTTAACTCGACTTCCTtctattgaatttttaagtaatattatttcGGATTGTAAAGCATACTTTTCTACTGTTAATATTGACATTGTCAATACTCCTTCTTTGAACATTTCACAAGATTTCATATTAGGAGAAAATAAGATTGTCGAAAATAACTTAATTAATACTCTTTATAGAGCtaaaccaaaaaaatgtACTCTATGTGGTAAAAGGTTTGGTAACACATTAGATGAAAGAAGATTACAAAGTGATCACTTAGATTGGCATTTCCgaataaataaaagaataaaagGTTCTGAAAATACTTTGTCGAATATAACAGCAACAAATTCCTCATCAAATACAACGCAGAAAAATATCCAATCAAGAAATTGGTATCTACATGATTCACAATggattatatttaaagataaagaaattgTTTCAACATCAAGAAGTGATCATtctgaaaataatatgacTGTCGTAAACTTAGATTTCAATACGAATATGAACTCACAGAAGAACAATAACATAAATAATGCTGATAGAAACTTGTCTGGTAATGAGTCTAATAAATTCgtaaaaattgatgaaggTTTATTGTCCAAAAAGTATGTCATTGTACCTGAAAGCGTTGAAGATATGTCTTTCAAATGTCCCGTTTGTAAAGAAATTGTTGCAGCAACATATGATGAAGAACTTGGTGAATGGATTTGGAAAGGTTGTATGGAATATAAGGGTAAGTATTTCCATGCAACATGTTATTACGAATCTgctaaaaacaaaaataccTCAATTGGACTTGAGTTAGATAtggaaaaattgaagaatttaattACTGATTAGTTAATTCATCAAAGCTCGAATTTGTATGCAGTTatgtaatattaataaaagattaatagattaattgaaactaattatataatgattCAATTTCATGAACTTCCTGtattttgataatgaaCAACTATGAAATAATGATTATCTAATTGATGTGGATATTTGGGTATTTATAgaaattatatacaaaGTATcatgataatatataatcaatatataatcAATCGTATGCaaaattcatcaaaatattttcactCGGTCATTATTTAGGAAGGCCAATCACAATTTCTTATGCCATTTATAGTATTGTGACCATCGGTCTTTCTGAATAACTCTTGTATGCAATATGTTATATTGACCTtgaattatcatcatcGGCGAGATCTTCCAACTTCTGAAGATTTGCCtttaaagaagatataGTAAATTGACTCTTCAACACTTCCGCAGATAGACTCTCGATTTTGGAATAACTTTCAACTAGCAGTTTCGTTTTGCTATCCAAAAGCAATAAAGACTTCTCCAATAGCGATCTCAAAAAAAGTATTTCTAAGTTTGTATCCGTTGGTTTCTCAGGATTAGTTGATTCCTCTATATTGGCCGGTATGTTTTTTCCTAAACTTTCTAACAGCTgtgaagaattattaatatcagTTTCTGACAACTgtgaagaattattaattatatcaatCACTTTCTGGTGATAACAATTTCTGTTGAAAGGGACTTCATTTGGAACTGCATTTGTAACTGCATTTGGAACTTCATTTGGAGCTGCATTTGGAACTTCATTTGGAGCTGCATTTGGAACTTCATTTGGAGCTGCATTTGGAACTTCATTTGGAGCTGCATTTGGAACTTCATTTGGTTTATCAATCTCAGAAGTAGTGCTATTTTTACTATGTACTGTAGATCCCTGAATCTCTTCCTCTATTAAACTTTCAACCCTGTCTGCTCCATCATTTGctgttaatttttcaacCCTGTCTGCGCCATCATTTGCTATGACATTTGTAGGCGATCCCGAAGATGTATATATACCTTCAACTGTTTGTTTTATTGGATCATTTTCAGGTGACACTTTAGTTGAGGCGGTTGTAGGAATTTCCGATCGAGACATATTTGATAACCTTACATTTTTAACGTCATAGATGTACTTTGATATATCGACTCTCAtagttaataaaaattttaggATTTTAGAAAATGTCCAAATACGTACTTTTCGGGCTGTTCTTGTACTGTTCTTGAACATTGCAGATTTCAATGCAGGAGATCTTTTTCCTTCCGGAATGTTCTCTAAATCACAGTTAAGAATAATGACATCTGTGTCATCAGAATAGTTTCTATCAATTATACTTCCCAATTCTTtctcaaatattaatttgattgcttcaaaaataattacaatGCTATCCTGTACCTGTGTATCggaattttcaaaataaatatgaaaatatttcaaatgcCTCTTCCATTCAGAAATCCATCTTACTTTTCCAGCATTAAAGTCATCTTGTAACGTAAGATCAATTTTAGGTTCAATGATATTTTCTCTTGGAAAGTTAGAGACAGTATTGTCACAGACTACTTCTGAATGACCTTTCTTACTATCTAAAAACGCTGCTTCTGCCTGTGGTAAATACTTTAAACgacttttctttttctcaTTCTGGAATAAAAATGCTCTAGAATGTTGGTAGTTTctgaaagaagaaatattatttgttgaGCTTACGTAAACATCTGAATCAATAGCATTATGAGTGAACACACCtgaatttattagattAGACAATTTCTCTCTATTAAAGAAACTATGGTCGAATTCTAGTTTATTCATTCTCTTACTAATTTCATAATcgtattttttaaatgcaGACTCTGCTTCGTATTCACTTTCATTCTGAAGTCTTGTTTCGACATTTACTAGACCtgctaataaattttccatattaaatttctgattatttgatgaattcaTTCCGTCAATCTCACTAGAACTATAGTTTTCATCAGATTCTTCTTTCGATTCCGAGGGGGAGGATGCAGAGGAAGAAGTTAACTCATTAGTTATATGCATTATGCTACCTTCTTGAACATTAATTGTTGAACTTGGCAAAGGTTTGATGTTTTTATCTGGTAttttatgttttaaaaGAGATTTTTCCTCCATTGCATTTATTTCAGCTATTTCCTGTTGAGAAAGATTATCATTTGTGTTATTCTGTActtctttatcattttctttataacTTTCATCTTCTATTTCATTAAGACTTTTAGATGCTTCTCTTGGCTCGATTAAACttgatatttgaatttttttaattcctGCTTCTTTCGCATCAACATTGTTCTCAATTGATGTTACGGTTGTCGTATTGTCTGTGTCCATTGCATTTCTTTCTGTTTCCTTTTCTAAATGTGTTACATCTAATATTGTCACATTATCATCCTCTCCTTCTTCAATTgcttcattttttaaatttttctgtGTTTCAACTATATCCTTCTGTGATTTTTTATCTGAGGATATATTGGTCTCGGCAGTTTTTAAGCCTTTTCTAGGTTCACTCTCTAATTCATTATCTGctattcttttatttaattgcaGATTTTTCCCATCCGATTTCAGATCATGGTTTAAAATACTATAAATAGTTTCTTTGCCTCTACTGTTGTCGACGGGATTTGAACTTAATGTCTTCTTTGTAGCAGTGGGACTTGCTTCTGAGAATGATTTGAATTTCGCATTTTTTTTAGATgcatttctttttgaaatcaaCAAATCCAGTAACTTATTTGGAGCAGGTACCTTTTGCGCtgtatttatttcttgTACGTTAGAATTTGAATCCTTGGTTGCTTTTGACGAATGTTGTCGTAGAAATAATGGACCATTATACGTCACATTactttcattattttgGTTGTTTTGTTGCTGTGGCACATCAACATTTATTGAAGGCAAACCTTGCAAACCTTGATGCACGGGAGGTTTGAACAACATTGTATGCTTTCGAAAAAAAAGTTTACAAAATTACTGGTATATACCTCGATGcaacatatacatatacttATGTGTATGTGCACATGTATGTGTATACGAGTGAGTTGgtatcaataaataaatatatgtatttatgtgtaaatatcaatacgaaacaatgaaaaacaaatataaataaatacaattatGGAAATAGAAAGATCATCAATAGTAACCAAGACtgtaaaaaatgaaataatatttaatgacataaaagaattaaatcGAGCATTCTACAGATGGTAATAACGAAGTTTATGATTGTTGTgtatattgaataattgtCAATGTTGGAGTAAAACGGGTTTacttttttatattatatattatacatAAGATActatgtatgtatgtgtgtATGTACATAGTTTCTGAATATCATTTGCTCGGGTAAGACACGGTTGAGATTAACTATGCgaattgtatttttaatcACTTTTGTACTGCATTATTGAGTAAAAGCTAAGCAGAAGAACGGTTTTGTGAACGAGAACCGAACACGTCGTGCAAAGAGAGAAAATGAACAACGCCATGCACAGAACGGAAAGCGGTGTGTTGTGGGTGACAGTCACAACACAAGATTGAAAGGGATAATTGACGATTGGTTCCATAGTTCCATTGTTAAGATCACATTATATATAGCGTTTAATTGTTGTAAGTGTCCTTAAGCCCATGGTTGGTAGGATGAGCCTAACCTAGAGCGACGCACACATCTCTTCGGTTTGTCTTTCGTATACACTCATCATCACCACCAGTCTTGTCTCTTTTGctatcctaacacccataccccccaTACTGTGCCCTCCCCCATACCCCCCAAACACCTCAAACTACGATAATCTCAGTCTCTCTCCTCCCCTTCCTGCCGCGACCACCGCGTCGCGGCGTCCATCACCACGTCGTCACCCGCCCCCAACCCTTCCAACTGGTCCCCCACGCCCCTCCATCTCCGCCGGAGCGTGCATCTAGTTACGTAGTAAGCACTGTGGTTCTGTTCTGAAGAGGCCTTTTGTGTTGTCGATGAGAGGAGCAATGATTATCACAACTGCTCTGAGTGCTAACAGTCTCAGCATTCGTTTCCCACCTCATTGTTCAATGCCACCAGTTCACGGAGCTGTACACGTATATATGCACAAATGACACAAATTCAATGCCGTCAATCATCACTATCTTCTACTTTAACATGCTAGATTGTGTTGCTTCTTACAACCTGACACACTCATTGATATCCATAACTTATGCTATTTATTTATCACTCATAGTAATTACAAGTAGGACAGTGTGAATTACGTGGATGTCTTGAGTATACTGGTGAAATAGCACCATTTCTGTATCTTTTTCTCTTAAAATCCtgtttttttcaattatgCAGTTTGTGCAATCAAGTGATTAAGGAATGTTACCAACAATGAAAATTGGAAGTTCAAAAATTcgaaaattcaaaaataatataatatgaTAACATAATGATtagtttttgaaattaatttagTAAATAAAACAGAATGTATTGCAATTTACGTAAGGAGTTAGACGAGTATTGtattaattcttctttgcGGTtaatctttatatatatatatatatatgcatatttCGAAGAGTTGAACTACTTTAATTGACtatatttttgttgtaCTGTTCTATAAATAATACTaccaatttttattttcttttcaataaagGGAGAGAGTCATACGTCTACATACATACGTACACATAAAAACGCAGTTTGAGGGACTACAAAAgttcaattcatttttgatCAAATAAATACGTGCAAATGGTATTTGGTTTAAACAAGAAGGAACGGAAAGTCCCCGATCTTTCTCGGTATGATTACTACTATCAAAATAAACAACAAGATGAGCAGAATACTGCGCAAcaacatcatcatcaacAACAGCAGGTAAGACATTCTTATCTTCCTAGTCAAAATCGTCATTCTTCATACTCTGATTTTCATTCGGCTAACAGAAGACATGCATCGACGGCATCTGCACAGAAACAAAGAGCATATTCAGTCACAGGCCATAATGATGGAAGTTCATATACTGTAAAAAATCCAACTTCGAATCAAATAACAACAACGAAAACTAGATCATTGGTCCCGCCACAAAAGACAAGGACCGCAAGAAGACCGTCTAATAACAGTAGATCgtattcaattaaatcaCAAAATAGTAACACTGATCAAACTAAAAGATTGAACTCCATAAATTCAGTAGGTAGTAAGCAAATTAATAACACAGGACGCAACCATAAGAATAATGGCTCGAGATCAAATTCAATCACAGTGCAAACTACAGAAATTAAGGATCCGAATGGTAAAACACAATCCATTACAAGAAAGACGGTTAAAAGAATGAATGGCTTTGAATACGTAGAGACAACAACTACCACTACTACCACGGTGAAGAAAAAATCGCCAATGAAATCGAaacaaaaatcaaaaaatagaaaCAGTGAGATTAATAGACATTTTCAAGAGTTTAGCGGTGACTACATTGAGGAAGATGGCTATACTAACATTGGgaataatattgatgacaataataatgcaaGTGACGTTGAAGATGAGTCACCTTATGAGGATGAACAAAAAGACGTTGAATCTGTCACCGAACCTGATAATAACGATTTTGTTGACAGTgttattgaagaagaaaatgaaattgatataattgaagaagaaaatcaTGGACATGATGACGAAAATGCCTTATTTTTAGCTGACTCCGGCAGTGATAAAATCCATAAGCCACACAACTTGAGAGCATTGCTAATGCCAAAAGAAACGCCATTagaaaaagatgaagaCATAGTTCCATTGGATAATACAAGTAGTATATCGAAGTTTACTGAAGCAAGAGAAGAGGAATCCATTTCTgaagttaataataaaaaaaatgataaacaGGTTCCAGTAAATGGATCTTCAAGAAATTCAGAAATTCCAgaacaaaagaagaaacgTATTGTGAGAGCTTCATCTGTACCTTCGAATTTGCGTAGCAACAATTCAAGTTACTCAAAATTGAAACCTAAAGCTAGTGGTTCTAATCTAAGGAAAGCACATGTACCTTCAGAAccaaaaccaaaaaaaaaattaaccGAAGAAGAGATGTACGCTGTAGCATATGAGATAGCAAGAAAAAAAGTCTACCAAAATAGTGGACTATCCCATCCAGAAATGAATGGCATGCAATATGCAAACCCTCAACCACCTGTTATTGTAGAAGAATCAAAAGGTATGAGTAAAATGGCAAAAAGAATGTCTGTAAGGCAAAAACctgtaataaattatcaagaGGATCATCAAAGACAAAACTATGAAGTTAGCTTGGATGCATATTCTCAAAACTCAAGAAAGAATTCAGTTGCTTCAACATTACCAACATCGCttaatagtaataaaaaGGCTCTAGATATCCATAAACTACACAGTAATGAAAAACATGCACCACCCATTAAGAAAACAATGACCGACGAAGAAATGTATGCGAAAGCTTTACAAATTGCTCAAAAAAGatttaatgatgataaaacTGCGAACAGCATGTCATTGAGTCAACCAGAGCCGATAATAGTACAAGAATCAGcaacttcttcaataaataaaaaaatagatattTTACCAAGTATTGAGGATAATCCACCACATGCAAAAGTGCAATCTATTGGAACAGAAGAATATAACGAGGAACCAAGAGAATTTGTACCAGAAGCCAGCATGGCAAAATCCCCTATGAAACATAGACTTCGAAAATTATCCTCAGTTAGTTTAGGtaagaaaacaaagaatCCAGAGATTACTTCTATTCAAACCAATAATGAGATAGCGGAATCTCCAAATAAATCGAAATTAAAAAACGTGTTCAATAAGGTTGTACAATTTTCTCAAGAAAATAGTGGTTATCAACCACCTAAAAAAGATCGCCAGtatcaagaagaaaaagttGCTCCAGATGCTGGTAATGAACATAACACAAATTTTGTTAGGTCTGCATTCGATGCAAATGAAGAACATGAACAGAGAGtcaattcaaatttacaAAACATGGCACCACCTCCAGCAGTTAATGGCCAAATGAACAGAATTTcaacaaataatgaaaacacAGGTGCACAATCTATTAATTACAATACGTTAGAAGCTCCTACTGTTACAGCTGGCAGTTCAAATGTTGGCGGGGCAAGCATAAAAGATAGCACTATGGAGTCCGTTAATAGGCAAAATACTAAAAGTTCATCAAGAGGAGCACCTCCATCAATAAATGATTCTACTTTGTTGAATAACCaaaattctaatattatcataaaGACGAACAATCAAGCACCTGTTAATTCCCAGGCCAGAGAATATGCTTCAGTTTCTAATGTTGAAACTGCTTTGAATAATTCAGGACAACCAATAAATGTTCAAACACCTAAAACGTCTAagaatgataataaaactaagaagaagaaaagttTCTTTGGCAAACTCTttaaacattaaaaaaattaaattaattttttcattatattgCTACTGTTGGCATTAATATATAGTGTTTTCTAGcatagaaaaaatattgattgacattcatattattatgttgtaaccataaatatattttatattaattcattttagtaactaattttaatacttaatattttacaaaacaaattattataagGTATATAACTATTAATAGTTTAGTTATAgctttatatataagtgGAGAAAAACGTAAAATTACcaaattttgtttaatagATTAAACTATATACCCagatattatatatacactAACCATCTTCTTAATGAAGAgtgattaaaaaatttaaattataaatgaccaaattaaatgattattttttattaattatctttaataaaatgaaaactttaaatcaagatattaaatttataattctTGAGAAGCCTTAGCAGCCTTGGCAGACTTCTTTGGTAACAAGTTTTGATGAATGTTTGGTAAGACACCACCTTGAGCGATGGTAACATTACCtaataatttgtttaattcGTCATCGTTTCTGATGGCTAATTGTAAATGTCTTGGAATGATTCTGGACTTCTTGTTGTCTCTAGCAGCATTACCGGCTAATTCTAAAATTTCGGCAGCTAAATATTCTAAGACAGCAGTTAAGTAAACTGGAGCACCAGAACCGATTCTTTGAGCGTAGTTACCTCTTCTTAGTAATCTGTGAACTCTACCGACTGGGAAAGTTAAACCAGCCTTGGAAGATCTTGATTGAGAAGCTTTAGCAGCAGAACCAGCTTTACCACCTTTACCACCGGACATtatgtattatttatattattgatttgatttaaaTTGTTAGTTAAAAAACTATTACTGGTTTCTTAGCTTTGAATATAAGAGTGTAAActataaaaaaatgttgtaaaaatgtaataataaaaataaatggtAATTGAAAAAGTATAGAAgatgatataataaattaaatgattGGTAAAAATGATTATTCTTTACTCTTTATAtaagtttattttttattgtttttcttctcaaaagaaaaaagatctatttaattttaatggaTCATCCTTTAAATTAGAGTATATCTTTTCTTAATTAAGATAATAGATACTAAGTAatttaatacaaataatacCAATAGTAATTAATAGTAAACCACCAATACTCAATACACAATAATAAACAACTACCTTATTCTTAAAAAGTTAGTCAAGTTATGATAATACAAAGAATAAAACCAAGGGAGAAGTGAGAGCCgcaataatttaatttgtttcaatttgtttttttcgcataataaaaaaacacCATACGTTGATGCCAGTTTCTTCGCGCCGTCGGGTGAAAAACCTGGAACGCTAAGGTTGAAGCGATTTAGATCGAAAGGATTTCAGAAATCTACAAATTGGctgtttttttcttaattatGGATATTCATGTCGATTTCCTAATCCGGAAGCGGTTTCTTAATATTCTCATATTTTCTCTTCCTTCAGTAAGTATCTCTCTGCtgttattttaaatatgataTTAAGTTTTACTATATGAGTTTCTTTCTGTTGGGAATTTTACAATAACAGTTTCATGTTCTGTGAGGCTTATTATTAGTTCTTATTTTTTGCTTTCtagaaattatttttactaCTGCAAAATGATCTTAATGGGATGATCTTAAGATAATGAAGGGAATTAAAGGATATTGTTTActtgtttttattagatattatttttgtcGTCATGATaaacataaataaataaaataattctgtagaaagaaaaaatattaatatataaataacaagatttattataatctatttttaaaataatgattaattgataatatctttttttttcacttgTTTAATTAACTACTTTTTGTTCTCACttattctttctttattatccaaatatttcttacttcttacttttattatttttgttgtagagttattttattcataaagaaaatcaacacaaacaataataaatatatacacataaACATGTCCGCCAAAGCTGAAAAGAAACCTGCCTCCAAAGCCCCAGCTGCTGCTAAGAAGACCCCAACTGCTGGTTCAGATGGTAAGAAGAGAACTAAGGCTAGAAAGGAAACTTACTCTTCCTACATTTACAAAGTTTTAAAGCAAACTCACCCAGACACCGGTATTTCTCAAAAATCTATGTCTATTCTAAACTCTTTTGTTAACGATATTTTCGAAAGAATTGCCACGGAAGCCTCTAAGTTAGCTGCTTACAACAAGAAGTCTACTATCTCTGCTAGAGAAATTCAAACTGCTGTCAGATTAA
The nucleotide sequence above comes from Tetrapisispora phaffii CBS 4417 chromosome 3, complete genome. Encoded proteins:
- the TPHA0C02060 gene encoding histone H2B family protein (similar to Saccharomyces cerevisiae HTB1 (YDR224C); ancestral locus Anc_8.438); translation: MSAKAEKKPASKAPAAAKKTPTAGSDGKKRTKARKETYSSYIYKVLKQTHPDTGISQKSMSILNSFVNDIFERIATEASKLAAYNKKSTISAREIQTAVRLILPGELAKHAVSEGTRAVTKYSSSTQA